The following proteins are co-located in the Silene latifolia isolate original U9 population chromosome 1, ASM4854445v1, whole genome shotgun sequence genome:
- the LOC141657220 gene encoding uncharacterized protein LOC141657220 — MPHKCVDGFASYIEDMIPSNNCMTRSFYETKKVLKALQLPHEKIHACPIGCMLFWNDDHQLDQCKKCGRDRYKSKSNSNGKRVPQNPLYYFPIGPRLQRLYATKHIAGQMRWHYENPRANGIMSHPSDGEAWKHFDKQHPDFASEPRNVRLGLCTNGFSAFNQFGRPYSCWTVMLTPYNLPPWLCMKKQFIFLSLIIPGPKNPKKNLDVYLQPLIQELKDLWENGLFTYDVSRKQNFDMRAALLWTINDFPAYGMLSGWTTAGQHACPYCRVDESKSFWLTHSKKWSWFDCHRQFLLPNHVFRKDNKHFRKDRPVEADIASTRLTGDEVWEHVQYLPSIVDATDEELLKLKKKREGWWKRSIFWDLPYWKTLLIRHNLDVMHIEKNFFEQLIHTIMDEKNKTSFKPNAQKDLKIVCKSQRKGDMFVLKKEQKRVLCNWIFNLKFPDGYASDLSRCVDLKDLRLHGMKSHDCHVFMERLLPVALKHLLPKNEWCAITEISQFFRDVCASTLQIDNMTRLENNIAEILCKLEKIFPPSFFNSMEHLPVHLPYEVKVGGPVQYRWMYPFERFLNHLKRKIGNKARVEGSICNAYLLEEISNFCSLYFEKHIDTKAKQLDVCVEHQTDSNLPELFQDHMGKTSGKCQIRKFEEFISKQHPHLSVDDMRNKFEKEFSQWLRNQVHYKEKVP, encoded by the exons ATGCCGCATAAGTGTGTAGATGGTTTCGCGTCATATATTGAGGATATGATTCCTAGCAATAATTGTATGACTCGAAGTTTTTATGAGACAAAAAAAGTGCTTAAAGCTCTCCAGCTTCCTCATGAGAAGATTCATGCATGTCCTATTGGctgtatgcttttttggaatgATGATCATCAACTTGATCAATGCAAGAAGTGTGGCCGAGATAGATACAAATCTAAATCTAATTCAAATGGAAAACGAGTACCCCAAAACCCATTATATTATTTCCCGATAGGACCAAGGCTCCAAAGACTTTATGCAACTAAACATATTGCGGGACAAATGAGATGGCACTACGAGAACCCTCGTGCTAATGGGATAATGTctcatccaagtgatggagaggCTTGGAAGCACTTTGATAAACAACATCCTGATTTTGCAAGTGAGCCTCGAAATGTCCGACTCGGGCTGTGCACTAATGGGTTTTCAGCATTTAATCAATTTGGAAGGCCGTACTCATGTTGGACGGTGATGTTGACCCCATATAACTTGCCTCCTTGGTTGTGTATGAAGAAACAATTCATTTTTTTGTCTTTGATTATACCCGGTCCCAAGAATCCTAAGAAAAACTTAGACGTATATTTGCAACCGTTGATTCAAGAGTTGAAAGATTTGTGGGAAAATGGGCTGTTTACGTACGATGTGTCCAGGAAGCAAAATTTTGATATGAGAGCTGCACTTTTGTGGACAATCAACGATTTTCCTGCATATGGCATGTTATCTGGTTGGACTACAGCGGGTCAACATGCATGTCCATATTGTAGGGTTGATGAATCTAAGTCGTTTTGGCTTACACATAGTAAAAAgtggagttggtttgattgtcacagACAATTCTTATTGCCTAATCATGTTTTTCGGAAAGATAACAAACATTTTCGAAAGGATAGACCTGTGGAGGCTGACATCGCTTCTACTAGACTAACGGGTGACGAAGTTTGGGAACATGTTCAATATTTACCTTCTATTGTTGATGCAACTGATGAGGAGTTGTtgaagttgaaaaagaaaagggaaggttGGTGGAAGAGAAGTATATTTTGGGATCTTCCATATTGGAAGACTTTGTTAATTCGACATAATTTAGATGTGATGCATAttgaaaagaatttctttgaacAACTGATTCACACGATTATGGATGAGAAAAATAAAACAAGCTTTAAACCGAATGCACAAAAAGACTTGAAAATAGTTTGCAAGTCCCAACGGAAAGGAGATATGTTTGTTCTTAAAAAGGAACAGAAGCGGGTACTCTGTAACTGGATATTCAATTTGAAGTTTCCGGATGGATATGCTTCTGATTTAAGTAGGTGTGTAGACCTAAAGGACTTAAGGCTACATggcatgaaaagtcatgattgtcatgtatttATGGAACGTCTACTACCTGTTGCTCTAAAGCATTTGCTTCCCAAGAATGAATGGTGTGCGATAACCGAGATTAGCCAATTTTTTCGAGACGTGTGTGCATCAACTCTTCAAATTGATAACATGACACGTCTAGAAAATAATATTGCTGAGATCTTGTGCAaattagagaagatatttccaccatcttttttcaattccatggaACATCTACCGGTTCACTTGCCTTATGAAGTCAAAGTCGGTGGACCAGTACAATATAGATGGATGTACCCATTTGAAAG GTTTCTAAATCATTTGAAACGAAAAATTGGTAACAAAGCTCGGGtcgaaggttctatatgcaacgCTTATTTACTTGAAGAAATCTCAAATTTTTGTTCTCTCTACTTTGAGAAGCATATAGACACAAAAGCAAAACAACTCGATGTTTGTGTCGAACATCAGACTGATTCAAATTTGCCTGAACTTTTTCAAGATCATATGGGAAAAACCTCAGGGAAGTGTCAGATCAG GAAGTTTGAGGAATTTATAAGTAAACAACATCCTCATCTATCTGTCGATGATATGCggaataaatttgaaaaagaatTTTCGCAATGGCTACGAAATCAAGtacactacaaagaaaaggtTCCATAG